One genomic segment of Mycolicibacterium psychrotolerans includes these proteins:
- a CDS encoding LLM class F420-dependent oxidoreductase, translated as MDFGLVLFTSDRGITPAAAATLADQHGFSTFYVPEHTHIPIKRQAAHPTTGDESLPDDRYMRTLDPWVSLGTAAAVTSRVRLSTAVALPVEHDPITLAKSIATLDHLSGGRVSLGVGFGWNTDELTDHNVPPGRRRTMLREYLEAMRALWTQEEAEYDGEFVSFGPSWAWPKPVQSHIPVLVGAAGTEKNFKWIAKSADGWITTPRDFDIDAPVKLLQDTWASAGRDGAPQIVALDFKPDPDKLARWRELGVTEVLFGLPDRSPEDVAAYVERLAGKVSALV; from the coding sequence ATGGACTTTGGGTTGGTGCTGTTCACCTCCGATCGCGGAATCACTCCGGCCGCGGCGGCCACGCTGGCTGACCAGCACGGCTTTTCCACGTTCTACGTGCCCGAACACACCCACATCCCGATCAAGCGGCAGGCCGCCCACCCGACCACCGGGGACGAGTCCCTGCCCGACGACCGCTACATGCGCACCCTCGATCCCTGGGTGTCACTCGGCACCGCCGCGGCCGTGACGTCGCGGGTACGGCTCTCCACCGCGGTGGCGCTGCCGGTCGAACACGACCCGATCACGCTGGCCAAGTCGATCGCGACGCTGGACCACCTCTCCGGCGGCCGCGTGTCCTTGGGCGTTGGATTCGGTTGGAACACCGACGAACTCACCGACCACAACGTGCCGCCCGGCCGCCGGCGGACGATGCTGCGCGAGTATCTGGAAGCCATGCGCGCGCTGTGGACCCAGGAAGAGGCCGAGTACGACGGCGAGTTCGTCTCGTTCGGTCCGTCATGGGCGTGGCCCAAGCCCGTGCAGTCCCACATCCCGGTGCTCGTCGGCGCCGCCGGTACCGAGAAGAACTTCAAGTGGATCGCGAAGTCGGCCGACGGCTGGATCACCACACCCCGGGACTTCGACATCGACGCCCCGGTCAAGCTGCTGCAGGACACCTGGGCGAGCGCCGGGCGCGACGGCGCACCGCAGATCGTCGCGCTGGACTTCAAGCCCGACCCCGACAAGCTGGCGCGCTGGCGCGAGCTCGGCGTCACCGAGGTGCTCTTCGGGCTGCCCGACCGCAGCCCTGAGGACGTCGCCGCCTACGTCGAACGGCTCGCCGGCAAGGTCAGCGCGCTCGTCTGA
- a CDS encoding type III PLP-dependent enzyme gives MNPRRRSRLREDLRVNAARWAQLAATHGTPLLVLEPHLVARRLRQLQTALTGFEVHYAVKALPHPVVLSTIAICGGGFDVATRGEVDLLGRLGLPMHRSIHTNPIKKPADIDHAHAAGVRTFVVENAAEVQKFRGRPSDIELLVRLAFRNPTAKSDLSSKFGVVPAEAELLVKHVLAAGVRFAGFSFHVGSQSSSVEPYRRALQHTLGLVDHVQDTLGVPARVIDIGGGFPVSYREDEPPIGAVGAIVDEVLGPRREEFTLLCEPGRFLVADCMTLLSSVVGTAERDGQVWHYLDDGLYGSYSNVMTEDVHPPILALEELRRTDAALDAVTLAGPTCDSADVIARNYPMPALGIGDLVVSPMMGAYTTVTASRFNGIEPTPIVMG, from the coding sequence ATGAATCCGCGACGACGATCTCGGCTGCGTGAGGACCTGCGCGTCAACGCGGCACGGTGGGCGCAGCTGGCCGCGACCCACGGAACGCCGCTGCTGGTCCTCGAACCACACCTGGTGGCGCGGCGGCTACGGCAGCTGCAGACCGCGCTGACGGGGTTCGAGGTGCACTACGCGGTCAAGGCGCTGCCGCATCCGGTGGTGCTGTCGACGATCGCCATCTGCGGAGGCGGGTTCGACGTCGCGACGCGCGGAGAGGTGGACCTGCTGGGCCGCCTCGGCCTGCCGATGCACCGCAGCATCCACACCAACCCGATCAAGAAGCCGGCCGACATCGACCACGCCCACGCCGCCGGTGTACGCACCTTCGTGGTCGAGAACGCAGCCGAGGTCCAGAAGTTCCGGGGACGGCCCTCCGACATCGAGCTGCTGGTGCGGCTGGCGTTCCGCAACCCGACGGCGAAATCGGATCTTTCATCGAAGTTCGGCGTGGTGCCCGCGGAGGCCGAGTTGCTGGTCAAGCACGTCCTGGCGGCCGGCGTTCGGTTCGCGGGTTTCAGCTTCCATGTGGGCAGCCAGAGCAGTTCGGTCGAACCGTACCGCCGCGCGCTGCAACACACGCTCGGTCTCGTCGACCACGTCCAGGACACGCTGGGTGTGCCGGCCCGCGTCATCGACATCGGCGGCGGCTTCCCCGTCAGCTATCGCGAGGACGAGCCCCCGATCGGAGCGGTCGGGGCGATCGTGGATGAGGTGCTGGGACCGCGCCGAGAGGAGTTCACCCTGCTGTGTGAGCCCGGCCGCTTCCTGGTCGCGGACTGCATGACGTTGCTGTCGAGCGTCGTGGGCACCGCGGAGCGCGACGGGCAGGTGTGGCACTACCTCGATGACGGGCTGTACGGCAGCTACTCGAACGTCATGACCGAGGACGTCCACCCGCCGATCCTCGCGCTCGAGGAACTGCGCCGCACCGACGCGGCACTGGACGCGGTGACACTGGCCGGTCCCACCTGCGACAGTGCCGATGTCATCGCACGGAACTACCCGATGCCTGCGCTGGGCATCGGCGATCTCGTCGTCAGCCCGATGATGGGCGCCTACACCACGGTGACGGCGTCCCGGTTCAACGGCATCGAGCCCACGCCGATCGTGATGGGGTGA
- a CDS encoding acetyl-CoA acetyltransferase — MPVDPRTPILVGVGQFTERIDDPDYRGMSAVGLATAAARAALDDTGADASVLAAAVDTVFGLRQFEISGPMPATLGKSNNYPRSVMKRLGGDPARVVLEPVGGQGPQKLVTEAGNAIVAGEADIVMIMGSEPGSTAKYFADRDDKPDFTETIEGQLEDRGHQIFKYVDEYTVQHGLTGAPVQYGLLDNARRARLGLGVDEYRHAMAELFAPMSKVAAKNPFSSSPVERSVEEIETVTDENRMICDPYPRYLVARDTVNQGAALVLMSVEAARRHGVPQEKWVFVHGHSDLAEQALLSRVDLGASPAAVHAAHEALRVAGLGVDDIATFDLYSCFPFPVFVICEALGLSGDDPRGLTLTGGLPYFGGPGNSYSVHGIAETAIQMRDKPGRFGFVGANGGIMSKYSVGVYSTEPVQWRSSRSAELTAQVAELPTVPVTKQPAGAGVVETYSVRYDWPVRTGVIVGRLEADGSRFMATTEDCDLVTLMSEGDPLGAKIVVTPTDNGNRAVLR; from the coding sequence ATGCCGGTTGACCCGCGCACTCCGATACTCGTCGGTGTCGGCCAGTTCACCGAACGGATCGACGACCCCGACTACCGCGGCATGTCGGCCGTGGGGCTCGCGACCGCGGCCGCGCGGGCCGCGCTCGACGACACCGGAGCCGACGCCAGTGTGCTGGCCGCCGCGGTCGACACGGTGTTCGGGCTGCGGCAGTTCGAGATCTCCGGGCCGATGCCGGCGACGCTGGGCAAGTCGAACAACTACCCGCGGTCGGTGATGAAGCGCCTCGGTGGCGATCCCGCCCGTGTGGTGCTGGAGCCCGTGGGCGGGCAGGGTCCGCAGAAGCTGGTGACCGAGGCCGGCAACGCGATCGTCGCCGGCGAGGCCGACATCGTGATGATCATGGGCTCAGAGCCCGGCTCGACGGCCAAGTACTTCGCCGATCGCGACGACAAGCCGGACTTCACCGAGACCATCGAGGGCCAGCTCGAGGACCGCGGCCACCAGATCTTCAAGTACGTCGACGAATACACCGTGCAGCACGGTCTCACCGGGGCGCCGGTGCAGTACGGTCTGCTCGACAACGCGCGCCGCGCACGGCTCGGTCTCGGCGTCGACGAATACCGTCACGCGATGGCGGAGCTGTTCGCGCCGATGTCGAAAGTGGCTGCCAAGAACCCCTTCTCGTCGTCTCCGGTGGAACGGTCGGTCGAGGAGATCGAGACCGTCACCGACGAGAACCGGATGATCTGCGATCCCTACCCCCGGTATCTGGTCGCTCGCGACACCGTGAACCAGGGCGCGGCGCTCGTGCTGATGTCGGTGGAGGCGGCACGTAGGCACGGTGTGCCGCAGGAGAAGTGGGTGTTCGTCCACGGGCACTCCGATCTCGCCGAACAGGCGCTGCTGAGCCGGGTCGACCTCGGTGCCAGCCCCGCCGCCGTGCACGCGGCCCATGAGGCGTTGCGGGTCGCCGGCCTCGGCGTCGACGACATCGCGACCTTCGATCTGTACAGCTGCTTCCCGTTCCCGGTGTTCGTGATCTGCGAGGCCCTGGGACTCTCCGGCGACGATCCCCGCGGGCTGACGCTGACCGGTGGCCTGCCGTACTTCGGCGGCCCCGGCAACAGCTATTCGGTGCACGGAATCGCCGAGACCGCCATCCAGATGCGGGACAAGCCGGGCCGATTCGGCTTCGTCGGCGCCAACGGCGGCATCATGAGCAAGTATTCGGTCGGCGTCTACTCGACCGAGCCCGTCCAGTGGCGGTCGTCGCGCAGTGCGGAGTTGACGGCCCAGGTGGCCGAGTTGCCGACGGTGCCGGTGACGAAGCAGCCGGCAGGCGCAGGAGTGGTCGAAACCTATTCGGTGCGCTATGACTGGCCGGTGCGCACCGGCGTCATCGTCGGGCGGCTCGAGGCCGACGGATCGCGGTTCATGGCGACCACCGAGGACTGCGACCTCGTCACGCTGATGTCCGAGGGGGACCCACTGGGCGCGAAGATCGTTGTCACACCGACGGATAACGGCAACCGGGCGGTGCTGCGCTAG